The Papaver somniferum cultivar HN1 unplaced genomic scaffold, ASM357369v1 unplaced-scaffold_107, whole genome shotgun sequence genome includes a region encoding these proteins:
- the LOC113328134 gene encoding uncharacterized protein LOC113328134, with protein MTKEYVILPEPKMNFNKHKYRWNGFGYVPSTNEYKVVLMYKVPNFVEVMMYTLGSGNGWRNIGKFQLKMNYVFKGHGIFLNGALHWGHSTGSLILVFDLADEIFREHLLSPPPQPRSWLFKDLGVSNGFLFCASAHRSYIQYKRWDCDIWIYKKKNDNEQNEQYPSLGWTKEFILSEGQQPLAFTKSGGVLIYGSNYL; from the coding sequence ATGACAAAAGAGTATGTCATTCTTCCTGAACCGAAAATGAATTTTAATAAGCATAAGTATAGGTGGAACGGATTTGGTTATGTTCCTTCAACCAATGAGTACAAAGTTGTCTTAATGTATAAGGTGCCCAATTTTGTAGAGGTCATGATGTACACTCTTGGCAGTGGTAATGGTTGGAGAAACATTGGAAAATTCCAACTTAAAATGAATTATGTTTTCAAAGGACATGGTATCTTTCTGAATGGTGCTCTTCATTGGGGGCACTCAACTGGAAGTTTGATTCTGGTTTTCGATTTAGCTGATGAAATATTTCGTGAACATCTTTTGTCACCTCCTCCGCAACCGCGATCATGGTTGTTTAAAGATTTAGGAGTTTCGAATGGGTTTTTGTTTTGCGCAAGTGCACATAGATCTTACATTCAATACAAAAGATGGGATTGTGATATATGGATATATAAAAAGAAGAATGACAATGAGCAGAATGAACAATACCCGTCGTTGGGATGGACAAAAGAGTTTATACTTTCGGAAGGACAACAACCATTAGCCTTTACCAAGAGTGGCGGTGTCTTAATTTATGGTTCTAACTATCTCTAA